From the genome of Streptomyces sp. NBC_00659, one region includes:
- a CDS encoding LamG-like jellyroll fold domain-containing protein, which yields MGTAGQQNGPDRRALLRAAVAVPAAGAATAAFTTAPARAATTGGGGRFDTESPRFALAVLPDTQYLFDADSADPEPLRETFRYLVAERAEANIAFMTHLGDVTEHGTEDEIGRAADTFRTLHGKVPYSVLAGNHDIPSSTDDQRGATAYLAAFGPERYASMPTFRGASPDGYNSYHVLRAAGREWLVLALDWRVSDKGLRWAQSVLDAHPTLPAVLTTHDIAWSDDDGKARLSDNGKRLWDGLVRGNDQIFLALGGHYWPPGRTVLTNDDDNDVHVHITNYQDRYYGGAGMIRTYSFDLARGVIDVETFAPWFLARDPEKRTPLEAETIELSGPVDRFSLSIDFDERFEGFAPVVPPKPRPASAVMPHGTVAYWRFDDSGTAPGAPVEDGTVVRDLTGHGNDLTVSRLHASSPAVLTWSADHHPGQPAHASLRFDGGKSPDRGAILTTRAGAALNSARFTRGYTIETFIKLPDPFEGDHSWMGILSWEGRNGAAGKTTGWSPLEPTCSLNLSPERFLQFVVYPERQDADPTSWSHALPVGRWTHVAVVNDGRRTVLYVDGSKIARNPAQPSTGIATLGKPFVIGATQFDESFGQGFYGWIGDTRVVDRALPVRDFLKPLS from the coding sequence ATGGGCACGGCAGGACAGCAGAACGGGCCGGACAGACGGGCGTTGCTGCGCGCGGCGGTCGCCGTCCCGGCGGCCGGCGCGGCGACGGCGGCCTTCACGACGGCCCCGGCACGGGCCGCGACCACGGGCGGGGGAGGCCGGTTCGACACCGAGAGCCCGCGCTTCGCGCTGGCCGTGCTTCCCGACACGCAGTACCTCTTCGACGCCGACAGCGCGGACCCGGAGCCGCTGCGGGAGACCTTCCGGTACCTCGTGGCGGAGCGGGCCGAGGCCAACATCGCCTTCATGACGCACCTCGGCGATGTCACCGAACACGGCACCGAGGACGAGATCGGACGCGCCGCCGACACCTTCCGCACCCTCCACGGCAAGGTCCCCTACAGCGTCCTGGCCGGCAACCACGACATTCCCTCGTCCACCGACGACCAGCGCGGAGCCACGGCCTACCTGGCCGCGTTCGGCCCCGAGCGCTACGCCTCCATGCCCACCTTCCGCGGTGCCTCTCCCGACGGCTACAACAGCTACCACGTGCTGCGCGCCGCCGGCCGGGAGTGGCTGGTGCTCGCCCTGGACTGGCGGGTGTCGGACAAGGGGCTGCGCTGGGCCCAGAGTGTCCTGGACGCTCATCCGACGCTTCCCGCCGTCCTCACCACACACGACATCGCGTGGTCGGACGACGACGGAAAGGCCCGGCTCTCCGACAACGGCAAGCGCCTGTGGGACGGGCTCGTCCGGGGCAACGACCAGATCTTCCTCGCCCTCGGCGGCCACTACTGGCCGCCAGGGCGCACGGTCCTGACCAACGACGACGACAACGATGTCCACGTCCACATCACCAACTACCAGGACCGCTACTACGGCGGCGCCGGGATGATCCGCACCTACTCCTTCGACCTGGCCAGGGGCGTCATCGACGTCGAGACGTTCGCGCCGTGGTTCCTCGCCCGCGACCCGGAGAAGCGGACCCCGCTGGAGGCCGAGACGATCGAACTGAGCGGCCCTGTCGACCGGTTCAGCCTGAGCATCGACTTCGACGAGCGTTTCGAGGGCTTCGCGCCCGTCGTCCCGCCGAAGCCGCGCCCCGCCTCCGCGGTGATGCCGCACGGAACGGTGGCCTACTGGCGCTTCGACGACTCCGGGACGGCGCCGGGTGCTCCCGTCGAGGACGGCACCGTCGTACGGGACCTCACGGGCCACGGGAACGACCTGACCGTGAGCCGGCTGCACGCGAGTAGCCCGGCCGTCCTGACCTGGTCGGCGGACCACCATCCGGGCCAGCCCGCCCACGCCAGTCTCCGCTTCGACGGCGGGAAGAGCCCCGACCGCGGCGCCATCCTCACGACGCGCGCCGGGGCCGCCCTGAACAGTGCGAGGTTCACCCGGGGCTACACCATCGAGACGTTCATCAAACTGCCGGATCCCTTCGAGGGCGACCACTCCTGGATGGGCATCCTGAGCTGGGAGGGCCGCAACGGCGCCGCGGGCAAGACGACCGGCTGGTCTCCGCTGGAGCCCACCTGCAGCCTCAATCTGTCGCCGGAGCGGTTCCTGCAGTTCGTCGTGTATCCGGAGCGGCAGGACGCCGACCCGACCTCGTGGAGCCACGCGCTCCCGGTGGGCCGCTGGACCCATGTCGCGGTCGTGAACGACGGCCGTCGTACCGTGCTCTACGTCGACGGCTCGAAGATCGCCCGCAACCCCGCACAGCCGTCCACCGGGATCGCGACGCTCGGCAAGCCCTTCGTCATCGGTGCCACCCAGTTCGACGAGAGCTTCGGTCAGGGCTTCTACGGCTGGATCGGCGACACCCGCGTCGTCGACCGCGCCCTGCCCGTACGGGACTTTCTCAAGCCTCTGTCCTAG
- a CDS encoding PaaI family thioesterase codes for MTVTADDIYAMAPYARTLGVRFTALSAEGVDAELDFVPELSTVGGGLHGGALMGLADVASAVCAALNGPAGAVPATTTSTTHFLRPVLEGGAYAKARVLRVGRDTAVVECDIEDDRHRLCTRVTQTVSIRVPRG; via the coding sequence GTGACCGTGACCGCCGACGACATCTACGCGATGGCCCCCTACGCCAGGACCCTGGGCGTCCGCTTCACGGCTCTGTCCGCCGAGGGAGTGGACGCCGAACTCGATTTCGTGCCCGAACTGTCCACTGTGGGAGGCGGGTTGCACGGGGGCGCCCTGATGGGCCTGGCCGACGTCGCCTCGGCGGTGTGCGCCGCGCTGAACGGCCCCGCGGGCGCGGTCCCGGCCACCACCACCTCGACCACGCACTTCCTGCGGCCGGTACTCGAGGGAGGCGCGTACGCGAAGGCCCGGGTGCTGCGGGTGGGACGCGACACGGCGGTCGTGGAATGCGACATCGAGGACGACAGGCACCGGCTCTGCACACGAGTCACCCAGACGGTGAGCATACGAGTGCCGCGCGGCTGA
- a CDS encoding DUF4442 domain-containing protein codes for MTIGEMLAATVPMARTLNLEFVETTPEKAVVALPDQGDFHNHVGGPHAGAMFTLGESASGAIVLAAFGDQLSRAVPLAVSAEIAYKKLAMGPVTATATLGRPAADVVAELDAGQRPEFPVAIAIRRGDGAVTGEMTVVWTLRPNG; via the coding sequence ATGACGATCGGCGAGATGCTCGCCGCGACCGTGCCGATGGCCCGGACCCTGAACCTCGAGTTCGTGGAGACCACTCCGGAGAAGGCCGTTGTGGCGCTCCCGGACCAGGGTGACTTCCACAACCATGTCGGCGGACCGCATGCCGGAGCCATGTTCACGCTGGGCGAGTCGGCGAGCGGGGCCATCGTGCTCGCCGCCTTCGGGGACCAGCTCTCCCGCGCCGTGCCGCTCGCGGTCAGCGCCGAGATCGCGTACAAGAAGCTCGCGATGGGCCCCGTCACGGCCACCGCCACGCTCGGGCGGCCCGCCGCAGACGTCGTCGCCGAGCTCGACGCCGGCCAGCGCCCCGAGTTCCCGGTCGCCATCGCCATCCGGCGCGGCGACGGCGCGGTGACCGGCGAGATGACGGTCGTCTGGACCCTTCGCCCGAACGGCTGA
- a CDS encoding MFS transporter codes for MTSAADLARPSRRPSWAGRNYTLLTAAAVVTNLGSQGALIAAAFAVLGAGGDGGDVGLVAAARTLPLVLFLLIGGAVADRLPRHRVMVAANALNCVSQAAFAVLVISGDARLWQMMLLSALGGTGQAFFNPAAEGMLMSSVRGEQASRAFAMFRMAMQGAGLGGAALGGALVAVIGPGWVLAVDAVAFAVAGALRCFLDVSHIPPREPGGGLLADLRDGWHEFVGRPWLWTIVAQFSVVVAVVGAADAVYGPLVARDSLGGPGPWGLALGAFGAGTVGGALLMTRWKPRRLLLAGTLCVFPLAAPAAALAVPLPVGPLYAVMFVSGLAIEVFGVSWMTALHQEIPEDKLSRVSAYDWFGSIAMVPLATALAGPAEQAFGRTPALWGCATLVVVVTAAVLCVPDVRNLTRRSRSVAQGAPAAVSATEHASADAEGPAGRLG; via the coding sequence GTGACCTCAGCCGCCGACCTCGCCCGACCCTCCCGCCGCCCCTCCTGGGCGGGCCGGAACTACACCCTCCTGACCGCCGCCGCGGTCGTCACCAACCTGGGCAGCCAGGGCGCGCTGATCGCCGCGGCGTTCGCGGTGCTCGGAGCGGGCGGCGACGGAGGCGACGTCGGCCTGGTGGCCGCGGCGCGCACGCTGCCGCTGGTGCTCTTCCTGCTGATCGGCGGAGCGGTCGCGGACCGGCTGCCGCGGCATCGGGTGATGGTCGCGGCCAACGCCCTCAACTGTGTGTCGCAGGCGGCGTTCGCCGTACTGGTCATCTCCGGCGATGCACGGCTGTGGCAGATGATGCTGCTGTCCGCGCTCGGCGGCACCGGGCAGGCCTTCTTCAACCCGGCCGCCGAGGGCATGCTCATGTCCTCCGTCCGCGGTGAGCAGGCGAGCCGCGCGTTCGCGATGTTCCGGATGGCGATGCAGGGCGCGGGTCTCGGCGGCGCGGCCCTGGGCGGCGCGCTGGTGGCCGTGATCGGACCGGGCTGGGTGCTCGCCGTGGACGCGGTCGCCTTCGCGGTCGCCGGTGCGCTGCGTTGCTTCCTCGACGTGAGCCACATACCGCCGCGTGAACCGGGCGGCGGTCTGCTCGCCGACCTGCGCGACGGCTGGCACGAATTCGTCGGACGGCCCTGGCTGTGGACGATCGTCGCGCAGTTCTCCGTGGTGGTCGCGGTCGTCGGAGCCGCGGACGCGGTCTACGGTCCGCTGGTCGCCCGGGACAGCCTCGGCGGGCCGGGACCCTGGGGTCTGGCGCTCGGCGCGTTCGGCGCCGGGACCGTGGGCGGCGCGCTGCTCATGACCCGCTGGAAGCCCCGTCGCCTGCTGCTCGCGGGCACCTTGTGCGTCTTCCCGCTCGCGGCACCCGCCGCCGCGCTCGCGGTCCCCCTGCCGGTGGGACCGCTGTACGCCGTGATGTTCGTCAGCGGTCTGGCGATCGAGGTCTTCGGTGTGTCGTGGATGACGGCGCTCCACCAGGAGATCCCCGAGGACAAGCTCTCACGGGTCTCGGCGTACGACTGGTTCGGCTCGATCGCGATGGTCCCGCTTGCCACGGCGCTGGCGGGCCCGGCGGAGCAGGCCTTCGGCCGGACGCCCGCGCTGTGGGGCTGCGCGACGCTCGTCGTGGTGGTCACCGCGGCGGTGCTGTGCGTCCCGGACGTCCGGAATCTGACACGGCGCTCCCGGTCGGTGGCGCAGGGCGCCCCCGCCGCGGTGTCCGCCACGGAGCACGCGTCAGCCGATGCTGAAGGACCCGCCGGGCGGCTCGGGTGA
- a CDS encoding spermidine synthase translates to MNEPIPVMRAVEHGTAKLMPDVDRERAWLLTVDGAPQSYVDLDEPTHLEFEYTRRLGHVLDTVAEPGRALDVLHLGGGALTLPRYVAATRPGSRQDVIEADQGLLAMIGECLPVPGGTGIALHHADARAWIEAAAPGSADILIADVFGGSRVPAHLTSTAYANAAERVLRPGGVYLANLADAAPFAFLRSQLATFSTVFEEIALIAEPGVLRGRRFGNAVLVASHHPLDTAALARRTAADAFPARVEHGPALRDFIGGAAPVRDEDAVPSPEPPGGSFSIG, encoded by the coding sequence GTGAACGAGCCGATACCCGTGATGCGGGCCGTGGAGCACGGGACCGCCAAGCTGATGCCCGACGTGGACCGCGAGCGGGCATGGCTGCTGACCGTGGACGGCGCACCCCAGTCGTACGTCGATCTGGACGAACCGACGCACCTGGAGTTCGAGTACACCCGGCGGCTCGGGCACGTGCTGGACACGGTGGCGGAACCGGGACGCGCTCTGGACGTCCTGCACCTGGGCGGCGGGGCGCTCACCCTGCCCCGCTACGTCGCGGCCACCCGGCCCGGTTCACGCCAGGACGTGATCGAGGCGGACCAGGGACTGCTGGCCATGATCGGCGAGTGTCTGCCGGTACCCGGCGGCACGGGCATCGCACTGCACCACGCCGACGCCCGCGCCTGGATCGAGGCCGCCGCCCCCGGCTCCGCGGACATCCTGATCGCGGACGTCTTCGGCGGCTCGCGCGTACCGGCACATCTGACGTCCACCGCCTACGCGAACGCCGCCGAGCGCGTGCTGCGCCCCGGCGGTGTCTACCTCGCCAACCTCGCGGACGCGGCGCCCTTCGCCTTTCTGCGCTCCCAGCTCGCCACGTTCTCCACGGTGTTCGAGGAGATCGCCCTCATCGCCGAGCCCGGTGTGCTGCGCGGGCGGCGTTTCGGCAACGCCGTGCTCGTGGCCTCCCACCACCCGCTCGACACGGCAGCCCTGGCCCGTCGTACCGCCGCCGACGCCTTTCCGGCCCGCGTCGAACACGGCCCCGCGCTGCGGGACTTCATCGGTGGGGCCGCTCCGGTGCGCGACGAGGACGCGGTTCCGTCACCCGAGCCGCCCGGCGGGTCCTTCAGCATCGGCTGA
- the tuf gene encoding elongation factor Tu has protein sequence MPKTAYVRTKPHLNIGTMGHVDHGKTTLTAAITKVLAERGSGTFVPFDRIDRAPEEAARGITINIAHVEYETDTRHYAHVDMPGHADYVKNMVTGAAQLDGAILVVSALDGIMPQTAEHVLLARQVGVDHIVVALNKADAGDEELTDLVELEVRELLSSQGYGGDSVPVVRVSGLKALEGDPRWTAAIDALLDAVDTYVPMPERYLDAPFLMPVENVLTITGRGTVVTGAVERGTIRVGDRVEVLGAGVDTVVTGLETFGKPMEEAQAGDNVALLLRGVPRDAVRRGHIVAAPGSVVPSSRFTARVYVLSTREGGRTTAVSTGYRPQFYIRTADVVGDVDLGEQAVARPGDTVVMTVELGREVPLEPGLGFAIREGGRTVGAGTVTSVG, from the coding sequence ATGCCCAAGACCGCTTACGTGCGCACCAAACCGCATCTGAACATCGGCACCATGGGTCACGTCGACCACGGGAAGACCACCCTGACCGCCGCCATCACCAAGGTCCTCGCCGAGCGGGGTTCCGGCACCTTCGTCCCGTTCGACCGCATCGACCGGGCGCCGGAGGAGGCCGCCCGCGGCATCACCATCAACATCGCGCACGTCGAGTACGAGACCGACACCCGGCACTACGCGCACGTGGACATGCCGGGTCACGCCGACTACGTCAAGAACATGGTCACCGGCGCGGCCCAGCTCGACGGGGCGATCCTCGTCGTGTCCGCGCTGGACGGGATCATGCCCCAGACCGCCGAACACGTGCTGCTGGCCCGGCAGGTGGGTGTCGACCACATCGTCGTCGCCCTGAACAAGGCCGACGCGGGCGACGAGGAGCTCACCGACCTCGTGGAGCTGGAGGTCCGCGAGCTGCTCTCCTCGCAGGGCTACGGGGGCGACTCGGTACCCGTCGTACGGGTGTCCGGCCTCAAGGCCCTCGAGGGGGACCCCCGGTGGACGGCCGCGATCGACGCGCTGCTCGACGCCGTGGACACCTACGTGCCCATGCCCGAGCGCTATCTCGACGCGCCGTTCCTGATGCCGGTCGAGAACGTGCTCACCATCACCGGACGTGGAACGGTCGTCACCGGTGCCGTGGAGCGCGGCACGATCCGTGTCGGCGACCGCGTCGAGGTGCTCGGCGCCGGCGTCGACACGGTGGTCACCGGCCTGGAGACCTTCGGCAAGCCCATGGAGGAGGCGCAGGCCGGCGACAACGTGGCGCTGCTGCTGCGCGGTGTGCCCCGCGACGCGGTCCGCCGCGGACACATCGTCGCCGCGCCCGGCAGCGTCGTGCCCAGCAGTCGCTTCACGGCGCGGGTCTACGTCCTGTCGACGCGCGAGGGCGGCCGTACGACAGCGGTCTCCACCGGGTACCGGCCGCAGTTCTACATCCGCACCGCGGACGTGGTCGGCGACGTCGACCTCGGCGAGCAGGCCGTCGCCCGGCCCGGCGACACCGTCGTCATGACCGTCGAGCTCGGCCGTGAGGTGCCGCTGGAGCCGGGCCTCGGCTTCGCGATCCGTGAGGGCGGCCGCACGGTCGGCGCCGGGACGGTGACGTCGGTCGGCTGA
- a CDS encoding DNA alkylation repair protein, with amino-acid sequence MGVTASGTSGARFDVPDSVLADTLLERLTTVYPAAADPRRAASMRAYMKDIAPFLGLTTPERRTLSRTVLLDTARPDERDCAALALRCWRLPEREYQYFAVDCLRRHVTRLSSDFLPVARHLVSTVSWWDTVDALAAHVVGGMVAADPRLRTDMDAWIEDDDLWIARTALLHQLRYKEATDTGRLFAYCVRQSGHPDFFIRKAIGWCLREYAKTDPGAVRDFVAAQRAGLAPLSVREALKNIGP; translated from the coding sequence ATGGGCGTCACAGCTTCCGGAACGTCGGGTGCGCGGTTCGACGTGCCGGACAGCGTGCTCGCGGACACTCTCCTGGAGCGCCTCACGACCGTGTATCCGGCGGCGGCCGACCCACGGCGGGCCGCGTCGATGCGCGCCTACATGAAGGACATCGCCCCCTTCCTCGGGCTGACGACACCCGAGCGCCGCACCCTGTCCCGCACCGTGCTCCTGGACACCGCCCGGCCCGACGAGCGGGACTGCGCCGCGCTCGCCCTGCGCTGCTGGCGACTGCCGGAACGCGAGTACCAGTACTTCGCCGTCGACTGTCTGCGCCGCCATGTGACACGCCTGTCGTCGGACTTCCTGCCGGTGGCCAGGCATCTCGTCTCCACCGTCTCCTGGTGGGACACCGTCGACGCGCTCGCCGCGCACGTGGTCGGAGGCATGGTGGCCGCCGACCCGCGCCTGCGCACCGACATGGACGCCTGGATCGAGGACGACGATCTGTGGATCGCCCGTACGGCGCTGCTCCATCAGCTCCGGTACAAGGAGGCCACCGACACCGGGCGGCTCTTCGCGTACTGCGTCCGGCAGTCCGGCCATCCCGACTTCTTCATCCGCAAAGCCATCGGATGGTGTCTGCGCGAATACGCCAAGACCGACCCGGGCGCCGTACGGGACTTCGTCGCCGCGCAGCGGGCGGGACTCGCGCCGCTGTCCGTGCGTGAGGCGCTCAAGAACATCGGTCCCTGA
- a CDS encoding TVP38/TMEM64 family protein yields MLDATTRSGGTATATPQAAATELTVAADPVGGPEISVAAPAVPTAVRAYPASRFLRALLSPWSRLSLLVVLLAAAASSVLLFDPQRLLADGWPPQLGGAAAAVTFTVAYGLCTVAFVPRPLLNLAAGAVFGSQLGLGTAMAGTVLGAGAAFGLGRILGQDALRSLLRARWLKAADGQLSRHGFRSMMAARLFPGVPFWAANYCAAVSRMGWLPFLAATALGSIPNTAAYAVAGARASSPTSPAFLIAMALITVPALVGTVVAWRKRHHLRGR; encoded by the coding sequence ATGCTCGATGCCACCACCCGCTCTGGGGGCACCGCCACGGCCACTCCCCAGGCCGCCGCCACGGAGCTCACCGTCGCCGCCGACCCGGTCGGCGGCCCGGAGATCTCCGTCGCCGCACCCGCGGTCCCGACCGCCGTACGCGCCTACCCTGCCTCCCGCTTCCTGAGAGCGCTGCTCTCGCCGTGGTCGCGGCTCTCGCTGCTGGTCGTGCTGCTCGCGGCGGCGGCGTCGAGTGTGCTTCTCTTCGATCCGCAGCGACTGCTCGCCGACGGCTGGCCGCCCCAGCTCGGCGGCGCCGCGGCGGCCGTCACGTTCACCGTGGCGTACGGGCTGTGCACGGTCGCCTTCGTGCCCCGGCCGCTGCTCAATCTGGCGGCCGGAGCCGTGTTCGGCTCCCAACTGGGGCTGGGAACCGCGATGGCGGGCACGGTGCTCGGCGCGGGGGCCGCTTTCGGGCTCGGCCGGATCCTCGGGCAGGACGCGCTGCGGTCGCTGCTACGGGCCCGCTGGCTGAAGGCGGCGGACGGCCAGCTCAGCCGGCACGGCTTCCGCTCGATGATGGCGGCCCGGCTGTTCCCCGGTGTGCCGTTCTGGGCGGCGAACTACTGCGCGGCCGTGTCCCGCATGGGCTGGCTGCCCTTCCTGGCCGCGACGGCGCTCGGCTCGATCCCGAACACCGCCGCGTACGCCGTCGCCGGCGCCCGCGCGTCGTCACCGACCTCCCCGGCGTTCCTGATCGCGATGGCCTTGATCACGGTCCCGGCCCTGGTCGGAACGGTGGTGGCCTGGCGCAAGCGCCACCACCTGCGCGGCCGCTGA
- a CDS encoding thiolase family protein has product MRDAVIVEAVRTPVGKGKPNGSLAHVHPVELLAHTLRALVERSGIDPALIDDVIGGTVDQVGEQAMNTTRYAVLSAGFPETVPATTVDRQCGSSQQAVHFAAQGVMSGAYDMVVACGVESMSRVPMWSNVPAGADPFGPGVAERYPEGLVPQGISAELIAAKWGIARERMDAFAIGSHLKAAQAWDGGLFDAEVAPLEGLVRDESVRPGSTPEILAGLKPAYYDPGFAERFPQIDWSVTAGNASPVNDGASAVLITSSETAARLGLRPVARLHSFAVTGSDPLLMLTGVVPATEKVLRKAGLDLGDIDLFEVNEAFAAVVLAWQQETGADLSKVNVHGGAIAIGHPLGASGTRLTTTLVHAMRARGARYALQTMCEAGGLANAMILEAVRP; this is encoded by the coding sequence ATGCGTGACGCCGTGATCGTCGAAGCCGTACGCACCCCCGTGGGCAAGGGCAAGCCGAACGGTTCGCTCGCCCACGTCCACCCGGTGGAACTCCTCGCCCACACCCTCCGCGCGCTCGTCGAGCGCTCCGGGATCGACCCGGCGCTGATCGACGACGTCATCGGCGGCACCGTCGACCAGGTCGGCGAGCAGGCCATGAACACCACCCGCTACGCCGTGCTCTCCGCGGGATTCCCCGAGACGGTCCCCGCGACCACCGTGGACCGCCAGTGCGGCTCGTCGCAGCAGGCGGTGCACTTCGCCGCGCAGGGCGTCATGTCGGGGGCGTACGACATGGTCGTGGCCTGCGGCGTGGAATCGATGAGCCGTGTGCCGATGTGGTCCAACGTGCCGGCGGGCGCGGACCCCTTCGGGCCCGGGGTCGCGGAGCGCTACCCCGAGGGCCTGGTGCCCCAGGGCATCAGTGCCGAGCTCATCGCTGCCAAGTGGGGCATCGCCCGCGAACGGATGGACGCCTTCGCGATCGGCTCGCACCTGAAGGCGGCACAGGCTTGGGACGGCGGCCTGTTCGACGCGGAGGTCGCGCCCCTGGAAGGCCTGGTCCGGGACGAGAGCGTCCGCCCCGGCAGCACCCCCGAGATACTCGCCGGGCTGAAGCCCGCGTACTACGACCCGGGCTTCGCCGAGCGCTTTCCGCAGATCGACTGGTCCGTCACGGCCGGGAACGCGAGCCCGGTCAACGACGGCGCCTCCGCCGTGCTCATCACGTCGAGCGAGACCGCCGCCCGCCTCGGCCTGCGGCCCGTCGCCCGGCTGCACAGCTTCGCCGTCACCGGTTCCGATCCGCTGCTGATGCTCACCGGCGTCGTCCCGGCCACCGAGAAGGTGCTGCGCAAGGCCGGTCTCGACCTCGGTGACATCGACCTCTTCGAGGTGAACGAGGCTTTCGCCGCCGTCGTTCTCGCCTGGCAGCAGGAGACGGGTGCCGACCTGTCCAAGGTCAACGTGCACGGCGGAGCGATCGCGATCGGGCACCCGCTCGGCGCCAGCGGCACCCGCCTGACCACGACCCTCGTCCACGCGATGCGCGCCCGGGGTGCCCGCTACGCGCTGCAGACGATGTGCGAGGCGGGCGGACTGGCGAACGCGATGATCCTGGAAGCCGTGCGTCCGTAG
- a CDS encoding winged helix-turn-helix transcriptional regulator: MKDPRPCSIAATLALVGEKYSLLVLREVSLGATRFDQLARNIGAPRDVLTARLKRLVDAGLLEKAEYSDRPKRYEYRPTPASLELGPVLLMLMSWGDRYLQEGGFRPMVLEHTCGHELVPQVVCRECGEQVRHESLTSHPQVPGWTVTGPVPE, from the coding sequence ATGAAGGACCCCCGCCCCTGCTCGATCGCCGCGACACTCGCCCTCGTCGGGGAGAAGTACTCCCTGCTGGTCCTGCGTGAGGTGTCGCTCGGCGCCACGCGCTTCGACCAGCTGGCACGCAACATCGGCGCTCCTCGCGACGTGCTGACCGCCAGGCTGAAGCGCCTCGTCGACGCCGGGCTGCTGGAGAAGGCGGAGTACAGCGACCGTCCCAAGCGCTACGAGTACCGGCCCACGCCGGCGAGCCTCGAACTGGGACCCGTCCTGCTGATGCTGATGTCCTGGGGGGACCGGTACCTCCAGGAGGGCGGCTTCCGGCCCATGGTGCTGGAGCACACCTGCGGCCACGAACTGGTCCCCCAGGTCGTCTGCCGGGAATGCGGCGAGCAGGTCCGGCACGAGTCACTCACCTCCCACCCCCAAGTCCCGGGCTGGACGGTGACGGGCCCCGTGCCGGAGTAG
- a CDS encoding undecaprenyl-diphosphate phosphatase — MSWFQSLVLGLVQGLTEFLPVSSSAHLRLTAAFAGWDDPGAAFTAITQLGTEAAVLIYFRKDVGRILSAWFRSLTNKAMRRDHDAQMGWLVIVGSIPIGVLGVTLKDQIEGPFRDLRVTATMLIVMGIVIGIADRLAARDESGGRHRAAKQRKGLEDLSTRDGLLYGVCQAMALVPGVSRSGATISGGLFMGYSRAAAARYSFLLAMPAVLASGVFELKDAAAEGHVSWGPTAFATVIAFAVGYAVIAWFMKFISHKSFMPFVWYRIVLGFVIIGLVGTDVLSPHAAESSG, encoded by the coding sequence ATGTCTTGGTTTCAATCCCTCGTCCTCGGGCTCGTCCAAGGGCTGACCGAATTCCTTCCCGTCTCCTCCAGCGCGCATCTGCGGCTGACCGCCGCCTTCGCGGGCTGGGACGACCCCGGTGCGGCGTTCACCGCGATCACGCAGCTCGGCACGGAGGCCGCGGTGCTGATCTACTTCCGCAAGGACGTGGGCAGGATCCTGTCGGCGTGGTTCCGCTCGCTCACCAACAAGGCGATGCGCCGCGACCACGACGCCCAGATGGGGTGGCTGGTGATCGTCGGCTCGATCCCGATCGGGGTGCTCGGGGTCACGCTCAAGGACCAGATCGAGGGGCCGTTCCGCGATCTGCGGGTCACCGCCACCATGCTGATCGTGATGGGCATCGTCATAGGCATCGCCGACCGGCTCGCGGCCCGCGACGAGTCGGGCGGCAGGCACCGGGCGGCCAAGCAGCGCAAGGGACTCGAGGACCTCAGCACCCGGGACGGCCTGCTGTACGGCGTCTGCCAGGCCATGGCCCTGGTCCCCGGCGTCTCCCGGTCCGGCGCGACCATCAGTGGCGGCCTGTTCATGGGTTACAGCCGTGCGGCGGCGGCCCGCTACTCCTTCCTCCTCGCCATGCCGGCCGTCCTCGCCTCCGGAGTCTTCGAACTCAAGGACGCGGCCGCCGAGGGCCATGTCTCCTGGGGGCCCACCGCCTTCGCGACGGTCATCGCCTTCGCGGTCGGATACGCCGTCATCGCGTGGTTCATGAAGTTCATCTCCCACAAGAGCTTCATGCCGTTCGTCTGGTACCGGATCGTCCTCGGCTTCGTCATCATCGGCCTGGTCGGCACCGATGTCCTCAGCCCCCACGCGGCCGAGTCGTCCGGCTGA
- a CDS encoding NUDIX hydrolase, protein MPADDATVAGAVIVHAGRVLMMRRSVPAGSVLWTFPSGKVEADESPSEAAAREALEETGVTVEPGPLLGERVHPVTGWRVVYVACRLVSGEARAASPREVAEVTWARLGDLHRLVPDGVFEPVRKYLSDVLPH, encoded by the coding sequence ATGCCCGCTGACGACGCGACGGTCGCCGGTGCGGTGATCGTGCACGCCGGGCGCGTGCTGATGATGCGCCGAAGCGTGCCCGCGGGTTCGGTTCTCTGGACGTTCCCGTCGGGGAAGGTCGAGGCGGACGAGTCTCCGTCGGAAGCCGCGGCCAGAGAGGCCCTGGAGGAGACGGGGGTCACCGTGGAGCCGGGGCCGCTGCTCGGCGAGCGCGTACATCCGGTGACCGGTTGGCGGGTGGTCTACGTCGCCTGCCGTCTGGTGTCCGGTGAAGCGCGGGCGGCCTCTCCGCGGGAGGTGGCGGAGGTCACCTGGGCACGGCTCGGGGACCTTCACCGGCTGGTTCCGGATGGCGTTTTCGAGCCCGTGCGGAAGTACCTCTCCGACGTGCTGCCGCACTGA